A DNA window from Aquarana catesbeiana isolate 2022-GZ linkage group LG01, ASM4218655v1, whole genome shotgun sequence contains the following coding sequences:
- the LOC141132727 gene encoding olfactory receptor 6B1-like, whose product MENQTNVKEFIILGFSNILEYQNVLFVFFLILYAITITVNIFLITIIRGTRQLHKPMYFFLGNLSFLELGYISVTVPKIIIDIPRKRKSISFNGCITQLFFFTFLGATETILLSVMSFDRFLAVCFPLRYTSIMSNKFCFNLAAASWVLGFLTTSFPIIRISQLHFCSGNVINHFFCESAPLLKLSCSNPYFRELTVIVCASSVILSSVLLTMMSYGYILRAILRIQSINGKKKAASTCASHLLVVTTFYSTMFAMYIKPTASEGVLNKVMALFYAVFTPLVNPFIYSLRNKEVKEAFLFLTRKWF is encoded by the coding sequence ATGGAAAATCAAACCAATGTGAAGGAGTTTATTATTCTTGGGTTCTCAAACATACTAGAATACCAAAATGTCTTGTTTGTGTTTTTCTTGATATTGTATGCCATCACTATCACTGTAAATATATTCCTCATCACCATTATTCGAGGTACACGTCAGCTCCATAAACCCATGTATTTCTTTCTTGGTAACTTATCTTTCCTTGAATTGGGTTATATCTCTGTAACTGTCCCAAAAATTATTATAGACATCCCAAGGAAAAGAAAAAGCATTTCTTTTAATGGCTGTATCACCCAGCTCTTTTTCTTTACTTTCCTTGGGGCCACTGAGACCATTCTTCTTTCGGTTATGTCCTTTGATCGATTTCTGGCAGTGTGTTTCCCTCTGCGCTACACAAGCATCATGAGTAATAAGTTCTGCTTCAATTTGGCAGCTGCCTCGTGGGTCCTTGGTTTCTTGACCACCTCATTTCCAATTATTCGCATATCACAGTTGCATTTTTGCAGTGGCAATGTAATTAACCATTTCTTTTGTGAGTCAGCTCCTCTGCTTAAACTGTCCTGTTCTAACCCTTATTTCAGAGAACTCACTGTCATTGTCTGTGCATCTTCAGTCATCCTCAGTTCAGTTCTTTTAACCATGATGTCCTATGGATATATCCTTAGGGCTATATTGAGAATTCAATCCATCAATGGAAAAAAGAAAGCGGCATCTACCTGTGCTTCACACCTGTTGGTGGTAACCACCTTCTACTCAACAATGTTTGCCATGTACATTAAACCCACTGCAAGTGAAGGAGTTCTGAACAAAGTGATGGCATTGTTCTATGCGGTCTTCACTCCCCTTGTCAACCCATTTATCTACAGTCTACGTAACAAGGAAGTTAAAGAAGCCTTTTTGTTCCTCACAAGAAAGTGGTTCTGA